ACATCCCGGCGACGCGCTCGATACCTTGCATCACGGGAAGCTTCCTCGCCGGTAAAACCTTCAATCCCGCGGCCCTCATCTCGGCGATCTCCGCCGCCGCTGAAGGATCGGCATAGTAGACCGGCAACGGATCGGCCTTGAGAATCGAGATGTAGTCGGAGGGCTTCAGATATCTTCGATAGAGCTCCTTATAGACGTAAAGAATTCCATCATGCTCGGCGATCCAGAGACAGACGAAGGGATTATTATAGCCGAAGTCGATCCCTCCAAAGCGTCGCCATTCCTTCGAGACGTTCAGGGACTCCACCACATGATCGACCATCGAGAATTCCGGATAGACCAGACCGGAGAACTTGACGAATTCGCCGAGATATCGTTCGCGGAAGAACTGCTCCGGAAGCTCCCGTCTCGCCCTTTCGAAATCTTCCTTTGGAAAAAGAGGGTTATCTATCGATCTGGCGATCTGAAAATAGGAATCCTTCCATCTCGTAGCCGGATCGACGAAGATCTGATAAACCCAATTAAAACCTCTCGGTGTGGTGGTGATCCACCCTTTCAGCTTACCTCCTCCCGCCTTCCACCTCGTCGTCAGGTTCTCCCACGCCCTCCTTTTTATCATCGCCGCCTCATCGACCCAAAAGTAGTCTATCCCGAAGGCGACGAGCTTCTCCGGATCTTCAGCCGACTTTATTTCGAGGATCGAGCCGTTCTTGAAGACGAACCGTCGCTTTGAGGCGTGAAAGGCGAAAGCGAATGGATTCACGATCGAGAATATCATCTCCTCGATCAGGGCCGACATCGGGTAGGTCGGAGCCACGGCCCATCCTCTCGAACCCGGAACGGCGAACGCCTCGATGAGACATGCCAGAAGGCCCGCTGTGGTCTTACCCGATCGATATCCTCCGATGAACGCCTTCCACCTTGCAGGATTGAAGATAAACCTCTTCTGATGCTCGAACGGCTTCAGGGAAAAGGGTTCAAGA
This genomic stretch from Candidatus Poribacteria bacterium harbors:
- a CDS encoding phage terminase large subunit, whose protein sequence is MKMMKRFRSSSSFQIGSRKGSQSLEPFSLKPFEHQKRFIFNPARWKAFIGGYRSGKTTAGLLACLIEAFAVPGSRGWAVAPTYPMSALIEEMIFSIVNPFAFAFHASKRRFVFKNGSILEIKSAEDPEKLVAFGIDYFWVDEAAMIKRRAWENLTTRWKAGGGKLKGWITTTPRGFNWVYQIFVDPATRWKDSYFQIARSIDNPLFPKEDFERARRELPEQFFRERYLGEFVKFSGLVYPEFSMVDHVVESLNVSKEWRRFGGIDFGYNNPFVCLWIAEHDGILYVYKELYRRYLKPSDYISILKADPLPVYYADPSAAAEIAEMRAAGLKVLPARKLPVMQGIERVAGMLKSKRLKVLSSCVNIIKEFESYRFPEAKEGQEARDHPLKVDDHAMDALRYAVVSYERGSIEEFVVEPEPEIRRPLSGVGGFSRGSRLFGRELL